A part of Thermocrinis albus DSM 14484 genomic DNA contains:
- the rsmG gene encoding 16S rRNA (guanine(527)-N(7))-methyltransferase RsmG, with protein sequence MPYNPRYEDKAPLHHQQTGSTEDSGGYKIPAELIKDIFQRNGFNLTEEQIQRFDLYLRELKRWNKVHNLTSLEEDEQIIKRHFLDSLTLTLCIEEKGIDVKGKKVCDVGSGAGFPGVPLKIFYQDAINLTLIESVSKKCSFLEYLKVVLDIDYRVLCTRAEKVKEKFYVVVSRALGPLEETLPLLINLSEAYIMVMKGREPVEGFEYCYINLPDIKGNYILLYTL encoded by the coding sequence ATACCTTATAACCCCCGATATGAAGATAAAGCTCCTTTACACCACCAACAGACAGGATCCACAGAAGATAGCGGAGGATATAAGATACCTGCTGAGCTCATAAAAGATATCTTCCAAAGAAACGGTTTTAACCTGACAGAAGAGCAGATCCAACGCTTTGATCTTTATCTGAGAGAACTTAAAAGGTGGAACAAAGTTCACAACCTCACCTCTCTGGAAGAGGACGAGCAGATAATAAAGAGACATTTCCTGGATTCTTTAACCCTGACACTGTGTATAGAGGAGAAGGGGATTGATGTAAAGGGAAAGAAGGTATGTGATGTAGGGAGCGGTGCGGGCTTCCCAGGTGTCCCTCTGAAGATCTTTTACCAAGACGCTATAAACCTTACCCTCATAGAGTCTGTTTCTAAGAAATGTTCCTTCTTGGAGTATCTTAAGGTGGTGCTGGATATTGATTACAGGGTGCTGTGCACCAGGGCAGAGAAAGTAAAGGAGAAATTCTACGTGGTGGTAAGCAGAGCCTTGGGTCCGTTGGAAGAGACACTCCCTTTACTTATAAACCTCTCCGAGGCTTACATAATGGTGATGAAGGGCAGAGAACCTGTAGAAGGTTTTGAGTACTGTTATATAAACCTTCCTGACATAAAGGGTAACTATATACTGCTCTATACTCTGTGA
- a CDS encoding hemolysin family protein encodes MDVVGLLIGVLFFVLLEAFFSGSEIALLRTDKSKAMALYRKTGYSFLKDFHDYPEDYITLTMLGYTVSIVSASTFYTLAVFRLSHHFSFLQGYEALFSLTLVLFTLYFGELAPKNLFHKNADRLIVPSLWVLSKLKGIVKPLLLAVRYISRLSRKLLGGREEKLSRMDILGLLEDVSSREESLKVALKVILMKDTPVSELITPLQEVVMVEETATVDQVIRKMRESGYRKLPVYRTRVDNIVGYLDLFDLVTAKPYKSVMEFIRPVHIFSEYTTVKEVFDTFRDSREYMGIVVDELGITLGIVTYDDLIAFLMGGLRSEGHEEEPFVEVEKNRWVVDGRLEKEELEKLLGVKLPQGPFRTVAGFLLYQLRRIPQKGESITCCGYNFRVLKVEDKRISRLMVEKVSLEEKLEQKQEQHSV; translated from the coding sequence ATGGATGTAGTGGGTTTGTTGATAGGTGTGTTGTTCTTTGTTCTGTTGGAGGCCTTCTTTTCCGGATCTGAGATCGCTCTTCTGCGTACCGACAAAAGTAAGGCTATGGCCCTTTATCGAAAAACAGGATACTCCTTCCTGAAGGATTTTCACGACTACCCTGAGGACTATATAACCCTCACTATGTTGGGATACACGGTCAGCATAGTATCCGCATCTACCTTCTACACCCTCGCCGTTTTCCGTCTTTCCCACCACTTTTCTTTCCTTCAAGGTTACGAAGCCCTCTTCTCTCTGACGCTGGTTTTATTCACCTTGTACTTTGGGGAGCTGGCACCCAAAAACCTCTTTCACAAGAACGCCGATAGGCTTATTGTTCCCAGTCTCTGGGTTCTCAGTAAACTGAAAGGGATTGTCAAACCCCTCCTTTTGGCGGTGAGGTACATAAGCAGACTAAGCAGAAAACTGTTGGGAGGGAGAGAGGAAAAACTTTCAAGGATGGATATCCTCGGTCTTCTGGAAGATGTTTCTTCCAGAGAGGAGAGTTTGAAGGTGGCCCTTAAGGTGATCCTTATGAAGGATACGCCCGTGTCGGAGCTTATAACACCGCTACAGGAAGTGGTGATGGTGGAAGAGACAGCCACCGTTGACCAGGTGATAAGAAAGATGAGGGAGAGCGGTTACAGAAAACTACCCGTCTACAGAACACGGGTGGATAACATAGTGGGATACCTCGACCTGTTTGATCTGGTAACCGCAAAACCCTATAAAAGTGTCATGGAGTTCATAAGACCCGTCCATATCTTCTCCGAGTACACCACCGTGAAGGAAGTGTTTGATACCTTCAGAGACAGCAGAGAGTACATGGGTATTGTGGTAGATGAACTAGGAATAACGTTAGGCATAGTTACTTACGACGATCTTATAGCCTTTCTGATGGGTGGTCTCAGGAGTGAAGGACACGAGGAAGAACCCTTCGTAGAGGTGGAAAAGAACAGATGGGTTGTGGACGGTCGCCTTGAGAAAGAGGAGCTGGAGAAACTTCTTGGTGTGAAGCTTCCCCAGGGGCCTTTCAGAACTGTGGCTGGATTCCTCCTCTACCAACTCAGGAGAATACCTCAGAAAGGTGAAAGTATAACATGCTGTGGATACAACTTCCGAGTGCTAAAGGTGGAGGATAAACGCATCAGTCGTCTGATGGTGGAGAAGGTTTCTTTAGAAGAGAAGCTAGAACAGAAACAAGAACAGCACTCAGTATAA
- a CDS encoding TerC family protein has translation MMDLSWVVFGVLVLVALFLDLFVFHRHPHKISVKESLLLSAFWLMVGLGFSLYVYYTRGHQAFVEYITGYTLEKALSLDNIFVFILIFSYFKVPEEYRHKVLFWGVFGAIVFRAIFIFAGIELVKMFHWIIYIFGVILIVSAVKLLTTEDREFHPEETLPYRIAKRLIPIVPHYADGRFFIKDGGKYKATPLFLALLLVESSDIMFAIDSVPAILAISTDPFVVYTSNIFAILGLRSLFFAANAILPLFHYLHYGLSFILGFIGVKMLISEFYKIPVVVSLLLILSAVLVSVLASLLKKPSPPSDD, from the coding sequence ATGATGGATCTAAGTTGGGTAGTTTTTGGTGTCCTTGTCCTCGTGGCCCTCTTTTTGGATCTCTTTGTCTTTCATAGGCATCCTCACAAAATAAGTGTGAAGGAATCCCTTCTTCTTTCTGCCTTTTGGCTTATGGTGGGACTCGGTTTTTCCCTTTATGTATACTACACAAGGGGTCATCAGGCTTTTGTGGAGTACATAACGGGTTACACCTTAGAGAAAGCTCTCAGTTTGGACAACATATTCGTGTTCATTCTCATTTTTTCCTATTTTAAAGTGCCCGAGGAGTACAGGCACAAAGTCCTCTTTTGGGGCGTGTTTGGTGCCATTGTCTTTAGAGCCATCTTTATATTTGCAGGTATAGAGCTCGTCAAGATGTTCCATTGGATCATCTACATATTTGGCGTAATCCTTATTGTGTCTGCTGTTAAACTTCTCACGACAGAAGACAGGGAGTTTCACCCCGAAGAGACACTTCCTTACCGAATAGCCAAGAGACTTATTCCCATAGTACCCCATTACGCCGATGGTAGGTTTTTCATTAAGGATGGTGGAAAGTATAAGGCCACTCCTCTGTTCTTGGCTCTTCTTTTGGTGGAGTCCTCCGATATAATGTTCGCCATAGACTCCGTTCCTGCCATACTGGCTATATCCACAGATCCCTTCGTAGTGTACACATCCAACATCTTCGCCATCCTCGGTCTTCGGTCTCTCTTCTTTGCCGCCAACGCCATTTTACCCCTTTTCCATTACCTCCATTACGGTCTTTCCTTCATCCTCGGTTTCATAGGCGTTAAGATGCTCATATCGGAGTTTTACAAAATACCTGTTGTGGTGTCCTTACTTCTTATACTGAGTGCTGTTCTTGTTTCTGTTCTAGCTTCTCTTCTAAAGAAACCTTCTCCACCATCAGACGACTGA
- the lepA gene encoding translation elongation factor 4 has product MELRNIRNFSIIAHVDHGKSTLADRLLEFTGAVSRRELKEQMLDTLEIERERGITIKMQAVKMFYKAKDGNTYQLHLIDTPGHVDFSYEVSRALAACEGAILLVDATQGIEAQTVANFWKAVEQDLVIIPVINKIDLPAADPDRVKRQIEDILGLPAEEALLVSAKEGIGIEELLEAIVERIPPPSGDPDAPLKALIFDSYYDQYRGAVAFVRVFDGEIRPGMKIRLFSTGKEFEVTEVGAQTPRMTKFEKLGAGEVGYVAASIKDVRDIRVGDTITDARRPVSEPVPGFRPAKPMVFAGIYPSEGYTYEELREALEKYAINDAAIQYEPETSPALGMGFRVGFLGLLHMEIVQERLEREYGVSIVTTAPNVVYRVRFKDGSVKEIKNPSELPENWGVIQAIEEPFVLVTIITPREYVGNIMSLCQERRGIQKKFLYLDQNTALLEYEMPLSEVILDFHDRIKSLSRGYASYDYEFIGYREEDLVKLTIFINNEPVDALSFIVHRDKAYRRARQLVEKLKEVIPRQLFEVKVQAGIGSRIIASERIPPLRANVLAKCYGGDVTRKKKLLEKQKEGKKRLKQFGKVELPQEAFLTVLKVD; this is encoded by the coding sequence ATGGAGTTAAGGAATATAAGAAACTTCTCCATAATAGCCCACGTGGATCACGGAAAATCCACCCTTGCGGACAGACTTTTAGAATTCACAGGCGCTGTTTCAAGAAGAGAGTTAAAGGAACAGATGTTGGACACTCTGGAGATAGAAAGGGAGAGGGGTATCACCATAAAGATGCAGGCGGTGAAGATGTTTTACAAAGCCAAAGATGGGAACACTTACCAACTTCATCTGATAGATACTCCCGGACACGTGGATTTTTCTTACGAAGTTTCCAGAGCTTTGGCTGCCTGTGAGGGAGCCATACTGTTGGTGGACGCCACGCAGGGTATAGAAGCTCAAACGGTGGCCAACTTCTGGAAGGCTGTGGAGCAAGATCTGGTTATCATACCTGTCATCAACAAGATAGATCTCCCTGCAGCGGATCCTGACAGAGTCAAGAGGCAGATAGAAGACATACTGGGACTGCCCGCTGAGGAAGCTCTCTTAGTGTCCGCAAAAGAGGGTATAGGCATAGAGGAGTTGTTGGAGGCCATAGTAGAGCGCATACCTCCACCTTCCGGTGATCCGGATGCTCCCCTCAAGGCCCTTATTTTTGACTCTTACTACGACCAGTACAGAGGTGCGGTGGCCTTTGTGAGGGTCTTTGACGGAGAGATAAGACCGGGTATGAAGATAAGACTTTTCTCCACAGGTAAGGAGTTTGAAGTAACAGAGGTAGGAGCACAGACACCCCGTATGACCAAGTTTGAGAAACTGGGAGCCGGAGAGGTGGGATACGTGGCAGCCTCCATTAAAGACGTGAGGGACATAAGGGTAGGCGATACCATAACTGATGCCAGAAGACCCGTTTCTGAGCCCGTACCAGGTTTTAGACCTGCTAAGCCCATGGTGTTTGCAGGTATATATCCTTCGGAAGGATACACCTATGAGGAGCTCAGAGAAGCCCTTGAAAAGTACGCTATAAACGATGCTGCCATCCAATACGAACCAGAGACTTCCCCTGCTTTGGGTATGGGTTTCAGAGTGGGTTTCTTGGGACTTTTGCACATGGAGATAGTGCAGGAAAGATTGGAGAGAGAGTACGGTGTTAGTATAGTGACCACCGCTCCCAACGTGGTTTACAGGGTGAGGTTCAAAGACGGTAGTGTGAAAGAGATAAAAAACCCATCCGAACTGCCGGAAAACTGGGGTGTGATTCAGGCGATAGAGGAGCCCTTTGTACTGGTAACCATAATAACACCCCGTGAGTATGTAGGTAACATAATGAGTCTGTGTCAAGAAAGAAGGGGAATACAGAAGAAGTTCCTTTATCTGGATCAAAACACAGCCCTTTTGGAGTACGAGATGCCCCTCAGTGAGGTCATACTAGACTTCCACGATAGGATAAAGAGCCTGTCAAGGGGATACGCTTCTTACGATTACGAATTTATAGGTTACAGAGAGGAGGATCTTGTAAAGCTTACCATATTTATCAACAACGAACCTGTGGATGCTCTGTCCTTCATAGTTCATAGAGATAAAGCCTACAGGAGAGCGAGACAACTGGTGGAAAAGCTGAAAGAGGTCATACCGCGCCAACTGTTTGAGGTGAAGGTACAGGCTGGTATAGGATCCAGGATAATAGCTTCCGAAAGGATACCTCCTCTGAGGGCCAACGTGCTAGCCAAGTGTTACGGTGGTGACGTCACCCGTAAGAAAAAGCTTCTGGAAAAGCAGAAGGAGGGGAAGAAGAGACTTAAACAGTTCGGTAAAGTGGAACTACCCCAGGAAGCTTTCCTCACTGTTCTGAAGGTGGACTGA
- the gap gene encoding type I glyceraldehyde-3-phosphate dehydrogenase produces the protein MVRVGINGFGRIGRTFLRACYGVEGLQIVAINDLTDAKTLAHLLRYDSVHGIFQGKVEVKEDHILVDGQPIRVFSQKDPASIPWGDLGVEVVVESTGAFTSRDKAQLHLRDTVKKVIISAPAKEPDITIVLGVNEHLYDPSRHHVISNASCTTNCLAPVVKVLHENFGVKKGYMVTVHAYTNDQRVLDLPHKDLRRARACAINIVPTTTGAAKAIGEVIPELKGKLDGTARRVPVADGSLIDLTVLVERAPSGVEEVNEAFRKAAESSLKGILQYTEDPIVSQDIIGNPHSAILDAGLTQVIEDMVHVAAWYDNEWGYSCRLRDLVLFLAEKGL, from the coding sequence ATGGTGCGTGTAGGTATAAACGGCTTTGGTAGAATAGGAAGGACTTTCTTAAGGGCGTGCTACGGTGTAGAAGGCTTGCAGATAGTAGCTATCAACGATCTTACCGATGCAAAGACTCTGGCGCATCTTCTCAGGTATGACTCGGTACACGGTATATTTCAAGGTAAAGTAGAGGTCAAGGAAGATCACATTCTGGTGGATGGACAGCCTATAAGGGTCTTTTCCCAGAAAGACCCGGCCAGCATACCGTGGGGAGATCTCGGTGTGGAGGTGGTGGTAGAGTCTACCGGTGCTTTCACTTCCCGTGACAAGGCCCAGCTTCATCTGAGGGACACGGTAAAGAAAGTGATAATATCGGCCCCTGCCAAAGAACCTGACATAACCATAGTACTGGGTGTAAATGAGCACCTTTATGACCCTTCACGCCATCACGTAATATCCAACGCAAGTTGTACCACCAACTGTCTCGCTCCTGTGGTGAAGGTATTGCACGAAAACTTTGGTGTAAAGAAAGGTTATATGGTAACAGTTCACGCCTACACCAATGATCAGAGAGTGTTGGATCTCCCCCACAAGGATCTTAGGAGAGCAAGGGCCTGTGCCATTAACATAGTACCCACCACCACAGGCGCCGCAAAGGCCATAGGTGAGGTGATACCGGAGCTTAAAGGAAAGTTAGACGGTACAGCCAGAAGGGTTCCTGTAGCAGACGGTTCTCTGATAGATCTTACCGTGCTGGTGGAGAGAGCCCCCTCCGGTGTAGAAGAGGTTAACGAAGCTTTCCGTAAGGCTGCAGAAAGTTCCTTGAAAGGGATCCTCCAGTACACAGAGGATCCTATAGTCTCTCAGGACATCATCGGCAATCCCCACTCTGCCATATTGGATGCAGGGCTTACTCAGGTTATAGAAGACATGGTACACGTGGCTGCTTGGTACGATAACGAGTGGGGATACTCGTGTCGCCTTAGGGATCTTGTTCTCTTCTTGGCAGAGAAGGGTCTTTGA
- a CDS encoding TIGR00725 family protein codes for MRQVAVIGSSKASQEEYRVAYYVGKKLAKRGIVVVCGGRGGVMEAVCKGAKEMGGITVGIMPSYTGEEANPYVDIKINTGMSWNRNPLVVASGDLVIAIGGHWGTLSEIAYALILHKHVIGYKTHKVEGVFHVRTPRQIITEVDRFYSNLMV; via the coding sequence ATGAGACAGGTGGCGGTGATAGGTTCTTCCAAAGCCTCCCAAGAGGAGTATAGGGTGGCTTATTACGTAGGCAAAAAGCTGGCCAAGAGGGGTATAGTGGTGGTGTGCGGAGGGAGGGGTGGTGTGATGGAGGCTGTCTGTAAGGGAGCCAAGGAGATGGGTGGTATTACCGTAGGCATAATGCCCTCCTACACAGGAGAAGAGGCCAACCCTTATGTAGATATAAAGATAAACACAGGTATGAGTTGGAACAGAAACCCTCTGGTGGTGGCCAGCGGTGATCTGGTGATAGCTATAGGAGGACACTGGGGGACCCTCTCTGAGATAGCTTACGCTCTCATCCTCCACAAACATGTTATAGGTTACAAAACCCATAAGGTGGAGGGGGTTTTTCACGTAAGGACACCAAGACAGATAATCACGGAGGTGGACAGGTTTTACAGTAATTTGATGGTATAA
- a CDS encoding SCO family protein has protein sequence MRSLLAVWIVLALLVSSCKKEHKFYGYLYDKPAYDFELTSQDGNRVRLSQFLKDGGVVLLFFGYTHCPDVCPTALSTMAKVMKNLSEKEREKVKVLFVSVDPERDTPAVLKNYVPFFYPTFVGLTGTPDEIAKVAKEYNVYYRKVKEETAAGYLVDHTATIYLITPDMKIKLLYTTNRQDPQKIAEDIRYLLSS, from the coding sequence ATGCGATCTCTATTGGCGGTGTGGATAGTTTTAGCCCTCCTTGTCTCTTCTTGCAAGAAAGAACACAAGTTCTACGGTTACCTCTATGACAAACCCGCTTATGATTTTGAGCTGACCAGTCAAGATGGGAATCGCGTGCGACTCTCCCAGTTTCTGAAGGATGGTGGTGTGGTGCTGCTGTTTTTTGGATACACCCACTGTCCAGATGTATGCCCCACGGCTCTCAGTACCATGGCAAAGGTGATGAAGAATCTAAGTGAGAAGGAAAGGGAGAAAGTTAAAGTACTCTTTGTGAGTGTGGATCCCGAGAGAGACACACCGGCGGTCCTCAAAAACTACGTACCCTTCTTTTATCCCACCTTTGTAGGTCTCACAGGAACACCAGATGAGATAGCTAAAGTGGCCAAGGAGTACAACGTATACTACAGGAAGGTGAAGGAGGAAACGGCGGCAGGTTACCTGGTAGATCACACCGCCACTATATACCTTATAACCCCCGATATGAAGATAAAGCTCCTTTACACCACCAACAGACAGGATCCACAGAAGATAGCGGAGGATATAAGATACCTGCTGAGCTCATAA
- a CDS encoding YifB family Mg chelatase-like AAA ATPase: MFCRVKSGGVWGIEGFEVDVEVDLSPGIPQFNIVGLPDKAINEAKDRVRSALRNLGVQLPAKRITVNLSPSHVRKQGTLYDLPIALGILKLMGTVDLQEDTIVLGELSLDGKVRPVSGILPIVISLSRLGFRKFLVPSENALEGAIVGDVDVYGVSSLEEVVRFLRKEITLSPQRLHLPSLMDSFSGYDVDLSEVYGQYQAKRALEISAAGFHHLLLIGPPGAGKSMLARRLVTVMPPLSWEEVLEVTRIYSVAGMLKDPVVLHRPFRAPHYTASEVALIGGGSVPMPGEVSLAHRGVLFLDEMVEFSRKTLESLRQPLEDGYVTVSRAGGRVTFPAEFLLVGATNPCPCGNYGNPYKKCVCSPAQIKAYQSRLSGPILDRIDLKVWVQPVEKEDLVSMKKGESSQQVRERVMKAYAIQQERFRGTPTKYNARMTVDQVRKFCVLTKDAGAFLKEAMDRFRLSARGYMRVLKVARTIADLAGEELIDTPHIAEALQYRMEEFLL; encoded by the coding sequence ATGTTCTGTAGAGTAAAGAGCGGGGGAGTTTGGGGGATAGAGGGTTTTGAGGTAGATGTAGAGGTAGATCTGTCTCCGGGGATACCCCAGTTTAACATAGTGGGTCTTCCTGACAAAGCTATCAACGAGGCCAAAGACAGGGTAAGGTCCGCCTTAAGGAATCTTGGGGTGCAACTCCCTGCCAAGAGAATAACGGTAAACCTATCACCTTCTCATGTAAGGAAACAGGGAACCCTGTACGACCTTCCCATAGCTCTCGGGATATTGAAACTGATGGGTACTGTGGATCTGCAGGAGGACACAATAGTACTGGGAGAACTGTCTTTGGACGGAAAAGTGAGACCCGTGAGCGGGATACTGCCTATCGTCATATCTTTATCACGCTTAGGTTTCAGAAAGTTTCTTGTGCCTTCCGAAAACGCCTTAGAGGGTGCCATAGTAGGCGACGTGGATGTTTACGGTGTAAGTAGCTTAGAGGAGGTGGTGCGATTCCTAAGAAAGGAGATCACCTTGAGTCCTCAAAGGTTACACCTTCCCTCTCTCATGGATAGTTTTTCGGGATACGACGTGGATCTATCGGAGGTGTACGGTCAGTATCAGGCTAAGAGAGCTCTTGAAATAAGTGCTGCAGGCTTTCATCACCTTCTACTAATAGGTCCTCCTGGTGCAGGTAAGAGCATGCTGGCGCGGAGGTTGGTCACTGTGATGCCACCCCTCAGCTGGGAGGAGGTTCTGGAGGTAACCCGTATATACAGTGTGGCTGGTATGTTGAAGGACCCTGTGGTACTACACAGACCTTTTCGTGCTCCCCATTACACAGCTTCTGAAGTAGCTCTCATAGGTGGTGGTAGTGTGCCTATGCCGGGTGAAGTTTCTTTGGCCCACAGGGGTGTGCTTTTCCTTGATGAGATGGTGGAGTTCAGCAGGAAAACTTTAGAGTCCCTAAGACAGCCCTTAGAGGATGGCTACGTTACCGTTTCAAGAGCGGGTGGGAGAGTTACCTTCCCCGCAGAGTTTCTTCTGGTAGGTGCCACAAACCCCTGTCCGTGTGGTAACTACGGAAATCCTTACAAGAAATGCGTATGCAGCCCTGCCCAGATAAAGGCTTATCAGTCCAGACTTTCGGGTCCTATACTGGACAGAATAGACCTAAAAGTGTGGGTTCAGCCTGTAGAGAAGGAAGATCTTGTCTCTATGAAAAAGGGGGAAAGCTCTCAGCAGGTTAGAGAAAGAGTCATGAAAGCTTACGCTATACAACAGGAGAGATTTAGAGGAACTCCTACCAAATACAACGCTAGGATGACGGTAGATCAGGTGAGAAAGTTCTGTGTTCTTACGAAGGATGCCGGAGCCTTTCTAAAGGAGGCCATGGACAGGTTCCGACTATCTGCAAGAGGCTACATGAGGGTGTTGAAGGTGGCACGTACCATAGCGGATCTAGCGGGTGAAGAGCTTATAGATACGCCTCATATAGCGGAAGCTCTGCAGTACAGGATGGAGGAGTTCTTACTATGA
- a CDS encoding bifunctional phosphoglucose/phosphomannose isomerase translates to MQALEWLENMPQQFKKMPVEVVELSPYRGIVFTGMGGSGIVGEITAMFLERRGVDIPTLVVKDYRLPPCVKEGWLVVAVSYSGNTEETLSAVEEAVRRGSTVVSVSSGGKLKNVALQYNLPHVDLPQGFAPRYALGYMLSAVLSLMGMGDISQKMGEHLASYSSVIKEKAKELAQRLKNYLPVVYATPLTGVCAVRYKAQINENAKTLCHTALLPELHHNEIVGLDNYLTRQMCHFLLLYDREDHPRILRRVQITRDILQEMGLVPIELEGEGESFEERLAYLIYLGDWLSYHLAVLYGFDPLPVKSIDRIKGMLS, encoded by the coding sequence ATGCAGGCTTTGGAGTGGCTTGAGAATATGCCCCAGCAGTTTAAAAAAATGCCTGTGGAAGTTGTGGAGCTTTCTCCGTACAGAGGGATAGTCTTCACCGGTATGGGTGGTTCGGGTATAGTGGGTGAGATAACAGCTATGTTTCTAGAGAGGAGGGGGGTTGACATCCCTACTCTGGTGGTGAAGGATTACCGTTTGCCTCCTTGCGTGAAGGAAGGTTGGCTTGTGGTAGCTGTAAGCTACAGCGGTAATACGGAGGAGACTCTGTCGGCAGTTGAGGAAGCTGTCCGGCGCGGATCTACTGTAGTGAGTGTAAGTTCGGGGGGTAAACTGAAGAACGTGGCTCTCCAGTATAACCTTCCTCATGTAGACCTTCCACAAGGTTTTGCACCTCGCTACGCTTTGGGATACATGCTCTCTGCAGTTTTAAGCCTGATGGGTATGGGAGATATCTCCCAGAAGATGGGAGAACATTTGGCCAGCTACAGCAGCGTCATCAAAGAGAAGGCCAAAGAGCTAGCCCAAAGACTCAAAAACTATCTGCCTGTTGTGTACGCCACACCTCTGACAGGAGTGTGCGCGGTGCGCTACAAAGCACAGATAAACGAAAATGCCAAAACTCTCTGCCATACCGCGCTTCTTCCGGAACTTCACCACAACGAGATAGTGGGTCTGGACAATTACTTAACCCGTCAGATGTGTCACTTTCTGCTCCTTTACGATAGGGAAGATCACCCGAGGATACTAAGGAGGGTTCAAATAACGCGGGATATCCTTCAGGAGATGGGGTTAGTTCCCATAGAGTTGGAAGGAGAGGGTGAGAGCTTTGAGGAGAGGCTGGCCTATCTTATATACTTGGGTGACTGGCTCAGCTATCATCTGGCTGTTCTGTATGGATTTGATCCATTGCCTGTGAAAAGTATAGACAGGATAAAGGGGATGTTATCATGA
- the purE gene encoding 5-(carboxyamino)imidazole ribonucleotide mutase encodes MPLVGIIMGSISDWEWLKPAYQLLKEFGVPCEVRVVSAHRTPHLMYQYATTARERGLEVIIAGAGGAAHLPGMTASMTSLPVIGVPIPSKHLAGVDSLYSIVQMPAGVPVATVGIGNAVNAALLALRILSIKHPHIAQKLEEYSQQLQKKVEEMNTKLSEEISPPSEQ; translated from the coding sequence ATGCCTCTGGTAGGTATCATTATGGGAAGTATATCGGATTGGGAGTGGTTAAAGCCGGCTTACCAGCTTCTTAAGGAGTTTGGTGTTCCGTGTGAAGTGAGGGTGGTGTCTGCGCACCGTACTCCTCATCTTATGTACCAGTATGCTACTACAGCTAGGGAGAGGGGCTTAGAGGTCATAATAGCGGGTGCAGGTGGCGCTGCCCATCTTCCGGGTATGACAGCTTCCATGACGTCTCTACCGGTTATAGGAGTACCTATACCTTCCAAACACCTGGCAGGTGTTGATTCTCTCTATTCCATTGTGCAGATGCCGGCAGGCGTACCTGTAGCCACGGTGGGTATAGGAAATGCTGTGAATGCTGCTCTTTTGGCCCTCAGGATTTTGTCCATAAAGCATCCTCACATAGCTCAAAAGTTGGAAGAATACAGCCAGCAGCTTCAGAAGAAGGTGGAGGAGATGAACACAAAACTTTCCGAGGAGATCAGTCCACCTTCAGAACAGTGA